The Cricetulus griseus strain 17A/GY chromosome 9, alternate assembly CriGri-PICRH-1.0, whole genome shotgun sequence genome has a segment encoding these proteins:
- the Galp gene encoding galanin-like peptide isoform X2, which produces MTCSLHLVLLVTVLLSLAGTQESAPVYRGQGGWTLNSAGYLLGPVLHLPPKVEQGRKRDSALEILDLWKAIDGLPYSHSPRMTKRTLLETFVKPKYGDLHVLDREDASLKP; this is translated from the exons ATGACCTGCTCCCTGCATCTGGTCCTCCTTGTCACCGTCTTGCTGAGTCTGGCAGGAACTCAAGAGTCTGCACCTGTGTACAGG GGACAAGGAGGCTGGACCCTCAATAGTGCTGGTTACCTTCTGGGTCCTG TCCTCCACCTTCCCCCAAAGGTCGaacaaggcagaaagagagactcAGCTCTTGAGATCCTAGACCTATGGAAGGCTATCG ATGGACTCCCTTATTCCCACTCTCCAAGGATGACGAAGAGGACGCTGTTAGAGACCTTTGTCAAACCTAAGTATGGAG ACCTGCACGTGCTGGACAGGGAAGATGCCAGCCTGAAGCCATAG